A window of Paremcibacter congregatus contains these coding sequences:
- a CDS encoding lipocalin-like domain-containing protein yields MAAREKLIGTWKLVSWEISYSPDGAVTCPFGQNPEGILIYSPDGYMSANISQADRSRFNSASVRKASEVEKCMAFESNFSYAGPFTIEGDHVVHRVDHSLNPMMVGTIQRRHMEFIDRSLVLSASETLGEKSRRHRLHWVKAEPNHD; encoded by the coding sequence ATGGCGGCTCGAGAAAAACTAATTGGCACCTGGAAGCTGGTGAGTTGGGAAATCAGCTATTCACCGGATGGGGCCGTCACCTGTCCCTTTGGTCAGAATCCTGAAGGGATACTGATATATAGCCCGGACGGTTATATGTCTGCCAATATCAGCCAGGCGGACAGGTCCCGGTTCAATAGCGCCAGTGTGCGTAAGGCATCCGAGGTCGAAAAATGCATGGCCTTTGAAAGTAATTTCAGTTACGCGGGCCCTTTTACTATTGAAGGGGATCATGTGGTCCATCGGGTTGATCACTCCCTTAATCCGATGATGGTCGGCACCATTCAGCGCCGGCATATGGAATTCATTGATCGAAGTCTTGTTTTGTCTGCGTCGGAAACCCTGGGAGAGAAGAGCCGTCGTCATCGCCTGCACTGGGTAAAAGCGGAGCCAAACCATGACTGA
- a CDS encoding AMP-binding protein encodes MKASFKKVDFPPVELTLDRGAGGEIYLESASPTPVYEPNLIKILMDQASRQPEKTFLAMRRDGEEGWDRISYGEAWEQVLAVGQWLINQNLAADQSMLLLSENAIEHAILTLAGLVAGVPVCPISPNYSLLKIYARLDYVVDLIAPAVVYADDADRYRLALDHIRKTDMKIITRNGVEGCLAYLDICRTPVSDDMYQQVGNLDPDKLHKLMLTSGSTGLPKAVMQTSRMQAANAAFCSAVMAKATSWRQETLDWLPWNHVSGALVQTCVMLNGGTLYIDDGKPLPGLFEKSLRNMAELKTSFQTNIPLAYELLATALEKDKVLRQNFFRSMRHMVYGGAGISSKLYERFQKMAVAETGHRLLFGAGYGATETASGVLATYFESEGPGVGLPQPGVKLKLVPIYNGFEIRVAGPTLTPGYFKRPDLNETLLDDEGYYSMGDVVDWVDPDQPEKGLKFIGRLSDEFKLASGTWVNAHSLKESVRPHIGHLVNDFILCGANREGVRILAWPNSKALAELTGEPKASVVDLSDHPMVVRSIQQALADHNRTSTTSSRRIAGLRFLLSPPDAGKGELTDKGTVNSAALLNNRAEDVERLYDDENQQVILI; translated from the coding sequence ATGAAGGCGTCTTTTAAAAAAGTTGATTTTCCACCAGTTGAACTTACCCTTGATCGAGGGGCAGGAGGGGAGATTTATCTGGAATCGGCTTCCCCGACCCCGGTCTATGAGCCTAATTTGATCAAGATTTTGATGGATCAGGCATCACGTCAGCCAGAAAAAACCTTTCTGGCTATGCGGCGGGACGGGGAGGAGGGGTGGGACCGGATTTCCTATGGGGAGGCGTGGGAACAGGTTTTGGCGGTCGGGCAATGGCTTATCAACCAGAATCTGGCGGCGGATCAGTCAATGCTGTTGCTGTCGGAAAACGCCATTGAACATGCGATATTGACGTTGGCCGGGCTTGTCGCCGGGGTGCCTGTGTGCCCGATCAGCCCCAACTATTCCTTGCTTAAGATTTATGCCAGGCTGGATTATGTGGTTGATTTGATTGCCCCGGCGGTGGTGTATGCTGATGACGCTGACCGGTATCGGCTGGCCTTGGACCATATTCGCAAAACTGACATGAAAATCATCACCAGAAACGGGGTGGAAGGCTGTCTGGCCTATTTGGACATTTGCAGGACACCTGTTTCTGACGATATGTATCAACAGGTCGGAAACCTTGATCCGGATAAGCTGCATAAATTGATGCTGACTTCTGGATCGACCGGCTTGCCTAAGGCCGTTATGCAAACCAGCCGTATGCAGGCGGCCAATGCGGCCTTTTGCAGCGCCGTTATGGCTAAGGCGACCAGCTGGCGGCAAGAGACGCTCGACTGGCTGCCTTGGAATCATGTGTCGGGGGCGCTGGTTCAGACCTGCGTGATGCTCAATGGCGGGACGTTATATATTGATGACGGTAAGCCCTTGCCAGGGTTGTTTGAAAAAAGTCTCCGCAATATGGCTGAACTGAAGACCAGTTTTCAGACCAACATTCCGCTGGCATATGAATTACTTGCCACTGCTCTGGAGAAGGATAAGGTTCTGCGCCAAAATTTCTTCCGCAGCATGCGCCATATGGTCTATGGCGGGGCGGGAATTTCCAGCAAGCTCTATGAGAGATTTCAAAAAATGGCGGTAGCGGAAACCGGGCATAGGCTTCTGTTTGGCGCGGGGTATGGCGCGACGGAAACAGCGTCCGGTGTGCTCGCGACCTACTTTGAAAGTGAGGGGCCTGGCGTCGGGCTGCCGCAACCCGGTGTTAAACTGAAACTGGTGCCGATCTATAATGGATTCGAAATCAGGGTGGCGGGGCCGACATTGACCCCGGGTTATTTTAAGCGTCCTGACTTGAACGAAACGCTTCTGGATGATGAAGGTTATTACAGTATGGGGGATGTGGTGGATTGGGTCGATCCAGACCAGCCGGAGAAGGGCTTGAAATTCATTGGCCGTCTGAGCGATGAATTTAAGCTGGCGTCGGGCACCTGGGTGAATGCCCATAGTTTGAAAGAGTCTGTCCGGCCGCATATCGGGCATTTGGTGAATGATTTTATCCTCTGCGGCGCTAACCGGGAAGGGGTCAGGATTCTGGCCTGGCCAAACAGCAAAGCTTTGGCGGAACTCACCGGGGAGCCAAAGGCGTCGGTTGTGGATTTGAGTGATCATCCGATGGTGGTCCGGTCTATCCAGCAGGCGTTGGCCGACCATAATCGCACGAGCACGACCAGCAGCCGTCGGATCGCAGGTTTGCGATTCCTGCTTAGTCCGCCAGATGCGGGCAAGGGGGAGTTGACCGACAAGGGAACTGTTAATTCGGCAGCGTTGTTGAACAATCGCGCAGAGGATGTCGAGCGGCTTTATGATGATGAAAATCAACAGGTTATTCTGATCTAA
- a CDS encoding winged helix-turn-helix transcriptional regulator, with the protein MEHVRASSITRTLNIIGDRWTLIILRDAFLGVTRFRDWQAKNNMARSILINRLNKLVEVGCFKKVLYQERPARHEYQLTEQGKRLYPIAILIWKWEETWYTRDADIPAKLIHKPCGHTLQPVMKCDVCDGEITLKNISYKDGPGAGQDCQVAPRHQRRSRISVKNKDEAMMMERAADIIGDRWSNLALSAAYLGIRRFDDIQSELKIATNILSNRLSHLVDSGLLQKVLYSDKPARYEYRLTDKGRDLFPVMLAMMTWGDDWLCEGRGVPFLIIHTTCGAESHPQVKCAQCSKELISSDVQFSFD; encoded by the coding sequence TTGGAACATGTCAGAGCCAGCTCTATCACCCGGACCCTGAATATTATCGGGGACCGCTGGACCCTTATTATCCTGCGGGATGCTTTTCTTGGTGTCACGCGTTTTCGCGATTGGCAGGCGAAAAACAACATGGCCCGCAGTATTCTGATCAACCGCCTGAACAAGTTGGTAGAGGTCGGTTGTTTTAAAAAAGTGCTCTATCAGGAACGGCCAGCGCGGCATGAATATCAACTGACGGAGCAGGGCAAAAGGCTGTACCCTATTGCCATTCTGATCTGGAAGTGGGAAGAAACGTGGTATACGCGTGATGCGGATATTCCTGCTAAATTGATCCATAAACCTTGTGGTCACACGCTTCAGCCTGTGATGAAATGCGATGTATGTGACGGGGAAATCACCCTTAAGAATATCAGCTATAAAGATGGGCCGGGAGCCGGTCAGGATTGCCAGGTTGCGCCGCGTCATCAGCGCCGCAGCCGTATAAGTGTGAAGAATAAGGACGAGGCCATGATGATGGAACGGGCCGCCGATATCATTGGAGACCGTTGGAGCAATCTTGCCCTGTCGGCGGCTTATCTTGGCATACGTCGTTTTGATGATATTCAGTCGGAACTTAAGATCGCAACAAATATTCTGTCCAACCGGTTAAGCCATTTGGTGGACAGTGGTCTTTTACAGAAGGTGCTTTATTCCGACAAGCCCGCGCGGTATGAATATCGTCTGACCGATAAAGGACGCGATCTGTTTCCGGTTATGCTTGCGATGATGACCTGGGGTGATGACTGGCTATGCGAAGGCAGGGGGGTTCCTTTCCTGATTATTCATACGACATGCGGCGCTGAATCTCATCCGCAAGTAAAATGCGCCCAATGCAGCAAAGAACTCATATCCAGTGACGTGCAATTCAGCTTCGATTAG
- a CDS encoding acyl-CoA dehydrogenase C-terminal domain-containing protein, whose product MTTYTAPVVDMEFIFQDILDLYQYKNLPGFQDTSPDIVSAILREGAKVTEEVFHPLNQSGDAEGCQWQNGEVTTPQGFKQAYKTYVDGGWNGLTADPEYGGQGMPYVLGLAINEMLVSANHGLAAYPGLTQGAIEALQAHASDVLKQTYLPKLISGEWSGTMNLTEPQCGTDLNLMRTRATKSTDGSYRLTGTKIFISSGEHDITDNIIHLVIAKTEGGPDNLKGVSLFLVPKFLPNGAGAPGERNGVRCGSIEHKMGIHGNSTCEMIYEDAVGYLVGHEFKGMRAMFTMMNAARLGVSVQGICHSEASYQNAAIYARERLQGRSVSGVKNQDQAADPIIVHPDVRRMLMTSRAFNEGARALALWIALQVDLAEKLPDEKARQDAHDLLDLLTPVIKAFFTDKGYEYTNTNMQIFGGHGYVVETGMEQYVRDCRITQIYEGANGIHGLDLVGRKLPANGGRAAQLFLSTLQSFIETHRNNAAMAEFIGPLGQAMDHLQQATLWLMENAAKSPDHAAASSMEYLSLMAHTAMAYMWNRMALAALNGMDSGKGNQKFYRNKLITARFYMARMLPDILSHLERLKSGADCMMALDAEDF is encoded by the coding sequence ATGACCACATATACTGCTCCCGTCGTGGATATGGAATTTATCTTCCAGGATATTCTGGATCTCTATCAGTACAAAAATTTACCTGGTTTTCAGGACACCTCCCCGGATATCGTCTCCGCCATATTGCGCGAGGGCGCGAAAGTTACCGAAGAAGTTTTTCATCCCTTAAACCAGTCCGGCGATGCGGAAGGCTGCCAGTGGCAGAACGGAGAGGTGACAACTCCTCAAGGATTCAAGCAGGCCTACAAGACTTATGTTGATGGCGGCTGGAACGGCCTTACTGCCGATCCCGAATATGGCGGGCAAGGCATGCCCTATGTTCTGGGGCTCGCCATCAACGAAATGCTGGTCTCCGCCAATCATGGCCTCGCCGCCTATCCCGGATTGACCCAGGGTGCCATCGAGGCCCTGCAAGCCCATGCATCCGATGTTCTTAAACAGACCTACCTGCCAAAATTAATCAGCGGCGAATGGTCCGGCACCATGAATTTGACCGAGCCCCAATGCGGAACAGATCTCAATCTCATGCGCACCCGGGCGACAAAAAGCACCGATGGCAGTTACCGGCTCACCGGCACCAAGATATTTATCTCCTCCGGTGAACATGACATCACCGATAATATCATTCATCTGGTGATCGCAAAAACCGAAGGCGGGCCGGATAACCTCAAAGGCGTCTCCCTGTTTCTGGTTCCCAAGTTTCTGCCGAATGGCGCTGGCGCCCCGGGAGAGCGCAACGGGGTACGCTGCGGGTCCATCGAACATAAAATGGGCATCCACGGCAACTCCACCTGTGAAATGATATATGAAGACGCCGTCGGCTATTTGGTCGGTCATGAATTCAAGGGCATGCGCGCCATGTTCACCATGATGAATGCGGCGCGGCTCGGCGTCTCTGTCCAGGGCATCTGCCATTCGGAAGCCTCCTACCAGAATGCGGCCATTTATGCCCGTGAACGGTTACAAGGTCGATCGGTCAGCGGCGTGAAAAATCAGGATCAAGCCGCTGATCCAATCATTGTTCACCCCGATGTGCGCCGCATGCTGATGACCTCCCGGGCGTTCAACGAAGGCGCACGGGCACTGGCGTTATGGATCGCGTTGCAGGTAGATCTGGCGGAAAAATTACCCGATGAAAAAGCCCGTCAGGACGCCCATGATCTTCTTGATCTTCTGACCCCGGTGATCAAGGCTTTCTTCACGGACAAGGGCTATGAATATACCAATACCAACATGCAAATCTTTGGCGGACATGGCTATGTGGTCGAAACCGGTATGGAGCAATATGTCCGTGACTGTCGCATCACACAGATTTATGAGGGGGCCAACGGCATTCACGGCCTGGATCTGGTCGGGCGCAAATTACCCGCCAACGGAGGCCGTGCGGCCCAGTTGTTCCTCAGTACGCTGCAATCTTTTATTGAAACACATCGAAACAATGCGGCGATGGCTGAATTCATCGGCCCGCTCGGTCAGGCGATGGATCATTTGCAACAGGCGACCTTATGGCTGATGGAGAATGCAGCAAAATCACCGGACCATGCCGCAGCCTCTTCAATGGAATATCTCAGTTTGATGGCCCATACGGCAATGGCTTATATGTGGAACCGCATGGCGCTGGCGGCACTCAACGGAATGGACAGCGGCAAAGGCAATCAGAAGTTCTATCGCAATAAACTGATCACGGCCCGTTTCTATATGGCGCGGATGCTGCCTGATATTCTGTCTCATCTGGAAAGACTGAAAAGCGGCGCCGATTGCATGATGGCGCTGGATGCGGAGGACTTCTAA
- a CDS encoding carotenoid oxygenase family protein has product MSDVFDQDRDLPLSERSIRTRADDGRPAPDSPAWTQKIDNPYLHGVYAPTTEEIDVADLEVIGELPDDLYGVYMRNGPNPVFEPNCKYHPFDGDGMVYAIYFKDGKASYKNRWVRTDAFQKEAEAGKAIWPGMMGEHDYSLEGFPVKDTSNTDLLYFNDDIVTLWYNAGIPYTLDRHTLKTKGRETFNGQLKRALSAHAKIDLEKNELIFFDYWDEPPYMLYGIADSNGNVIHQENIELPGPRLPHDIGFTENYVLLHDLPFFHDMDILQRTKKRIVTFHRDMPTRFGVQPRYGKGSEVKWFDCEPCYILHVVNCWEEGDWVIQVGCRSTNPMPKANPEEGELSHMMAYMRLEANMYIWKFNMKTGEVVEGDFDKMNTEFCRINPLYGGFKNRYSYNQYIMTKEDGATTLAFGGLVKYDLESGGYERWDYGDGIYGSEAPFCPRRGATRHDQEDGGYVITYVTNSHTWQSECLIFDGKCISKGPIARVKMPHRLPYGFHANWARGEDIWRD; this is encoded by the coding sequence ATGAGTGATGTTTTTGATCAGGATCGTGACTTGCCTTTGAGTGAGAGGTCAATCCGTACCCGAGCAGATGACGGGCGCCCGGCGCCGGATTCTCCCGCTTGGACCCAGAAGATAGACAATCCATATCTGCATGGGGTTTATGCCCCGACCACAGAGGAAATCGATGTGGCGGATCTGGAGGTGATCGGAGAGTTGCCGGACGATCTATATGGGGTTTACATGCGCAACGGCCCGAATCCGGTGTTTGAACCTAACTGCAAATATCATCCTTTCGATGGAGACGGGATGGTTTATGCGATTTATTTCAAGGATGGCAAGGCGTCCTATAAAAACCGCTGGGTGCGTACGGATGCCTTTCAGAAAGAAGCCGAGGCGGGCAAGGCCATCTGGCCGGGAATGATGGGGGAGCATGATTATTCTCTTGAAGGTTTCCCGGTCAAGGATACCTCGAATACGGATCTGCTGTATTTCAACGATGACATCGTTACATTATGGTATAATGCGGGCATTCCTTATACCCTCGACCGTCATACATTGAAAACCAAGGGCCGCGAGACTTTTAACGGCCAGTTAAAACGCGCTCTGTCGGCGCATGCCAAGATTGATCTGGAAAAGAATGAGCTGATTTTCTTCGATTACTGGGATGAACCACCCTATATGCTCTATGGCATTGCTGACAGCAACGGAAATGTGATTCATCAGGAAAATATTGAACTGCCCGGTCCGCGGCTACCCCATGACATTGGCTTTACGGAAAATTATGTCCTGTTACATGATTTGCCCTTTTTCCATGATATGGATATTTTGCAGCGCACGAAAAAGCGCATCGTTACTTTCCATCGGGATATGCCGACCCGTTTCGGGGTTCAGCCGCGCTATGGTAAAGGCAGTGAGGTGAAATGGTTCGATTGTGAACCCTGTTATATCCTGCATGTTGTTAATTGCTGGGAAGAGGGGGATTGGGTTATTCAGGTAGGTTGCCGCTCCACCAATCCCATGCCAAAGGCCAATCCGGAAGAGGGTGAATTGTCGCATATGATGGCCTATATGCGCCTTGAAGCCAATATGTATATTTGGAAGTTCAATATGAAAACCGGCGAGGTTGTCGAGGGTGATTTCGACAAGATGAACACAGAGTTCTGCCGGATCAACCCGCTTTATGGCGGCTTCAAGAACCGCTACAGCTATAACCAGTATATCATGACCAAAGAAGATGGGGCTACCACTTTGGCGTTTGGGGGATTGGTAAAATATGATTTGGAAAGCGGCGGTTATGAGCGCTGGGATTATGGGGATGGCATTTACGGCAGTGAAGCGCCTTTCTGTCCGCGCCGCGGGGCCACACGGCATGATCAGGAAGACGGTGGCTATGTCATCACCTATGTCACCAACAGCCATACCTGGCAATCAGAATGCCTGATCTTTGACGGAAAATGTATTTCAAAAGGACCCATTGCCCGGGTCAAGATGCCGCATCGCCTGCCTTATGGATTCCACGCCAACTGGGCGAGGGGCGAGGATATCTGGCGAGATTAA
- the paaN gene encoding phenylacetic acid degradation protein PaaN — protein sequence MTELYKKHKGTLEKAIEVCRKRYSWSPFIDNPSAKIHGEEALKNGKAAFEAHLGRSFDLDQPGTIGRVGHEISPYTQAPLNIDYPKADVDQLFSAAKAALPAWRDAGPAARAGVIIEILTRLSQETFENAFATMHTAGQSFPMAFAGSGSNALDRGMEALAHAMIAQREVPENALWEKNFGKDTIRLQKDYRLMPRGVGLVICCATFPAWNAYPAMVASLATGNPVIVKPHPNGILPMAIAVRRFREILNDCGFDPNLVLLAADEISAPVTKQLIHHPGCAIVDFTGSARFGQWVEENSGRSLVYTETAGVNSVIVESAHDLTAVITSVARTLCLFSAQMCTSPQNIYIPAQGVRDGDRLVPYEEVVERLVAEVKSLSENIKIAPNLFGALQSDVSLKLLEDLEKRGAERGTILKAHHAYDHPDFPQARTATPLMIELDISDRDFYQEEVFAPVAFVIKAKNREQALAQATSDVQTHGAIASYFYSSDPDFLSSGQNAFAEAGASLTCNLTGNMPLNFAAAYSDYHVTGLNPAGNACLADLAFVADRFRIVQIRYPMS from the coding sequence ATGACTGAGCTATATAAAAAACATAAAGGGACTTTAGAAAAAGCCATAGAGGTCTGCCGCAAGCGCTATAGCTGGAGCCCGTTTATCGATAATCCCAGCGCAAAAATTCATGGAGAAGAGGCGTTAAAAAATGGCAAGGCGGCCTTTGAGGCTCATCTGGGAAGAAGTTTTGACCTTGACCAACCGGGAACCATTGGCCGCGTAGGGCATGAGATATCGCCCTATACTCAGGCGCCGCTGAACATTGATTACCCCAAAGCGGATGTGGATCAGCTTTTTAGTGCCGCCAAAGCCGCCTTGCCAGCTTGGCGTGATGCCGGGCCTGCTGCGCGCGCCGGTGTGATTATTGAAATCCTCACGCGCCTGTCGCAGGAAACATTCGAAAATGCCTTTGCCACCATGCATACGGCCGGGCAGAGCTTTCCCATGGCTTTCGCAGGCAGTGGCTCCAACGCGCTGGACCGGGGAATGGAGGCCCTGGCCCATGCGATGATTGCCCAGCGTGAAGTGCCGGAAAATGCCCTCTGGGAAAAGAATTTTGGCAAGGACACCATTCGCCTGCAAAAGGATTACCGTTTAATGCCGCGTGGTGTTGGCCTGGTGATTTGTTGCGCGACCTTTCCAGCCTGGAATGCCTATCCGGCGATGGTCGCGAGCCTGGCCACCGGCAATCCGGTGATCGTGAAACCGCACCCCAACGGCATATTGCCCATGGCCATCGCGGTGCGGCGGTTTAGGGAGATTTTAAACGACTGTGGGTTTGATCCCAATCTGGTGCTGCTGGCGGCGGATGAGATATCTGCGCCGGTCACCAAACAACTGATCCACCATCCCGGCTGCGCTATTGTTGATTTTACCGGAAGTGCGCGCTTTGGCCAATGGGTTGAGGAGAATTCCGGCCGGTCGCTCGTCTATACGGAAACCGCCGGGGTGAACAGTGTCATTGTGGAATCCGCCCATGACCTGACAGCGGTGATCACGTCTGTCGCCAGGACCCTTTGTCTTTTTTCGGCCCAGATGTGCACCAGTCCGCAAAATATCTATATTCCGGCGCAGGGCGTGCGAGACGGAGATCGTCTGGTGCCTTATGAAGAGGTCGTTGAAAGGTTGGTCGCAGAGGTGAAATCTCTGTCAGAGAATATCAAGATTGCTCCCAATTTGTTCGGAGCCTTGCAGTCTGATGTCTCGCTAAAGCTCTTGGAGGATTTAGAAAAACGGGGGGCAGAGCGGGGGACAATATTGAAAGCACATCATGCCTACGATCATCCCGATTTTCCCCAGGCCCGGACAGCGACTCCCCTGATGATAGAACTCGATATTTCTGATCGGGATTTTTATCAGGAGGAGGTGTTCGCGCCGGTAGCTTTTGTCATCAAGGCAAAAAACCGGGAGCAGGCCCTGGCGCAGGCGACGTCTGATGTGCAAACCCATGGGGCGATCGCAAGTTATTTCTATTCTTCTGATCCGGACTTTTTATCGTCCGGGCAAAATGCCTTTGCCGAGGCGGGGGCGTCTCTGACGTGTAATTTGACGGGTAATATGCCGCTTAACTTTGCCGCCGCTTATAGTGATTATCACGTTACAGGACTTAATCCGGCGGGAAACGCCTGTCTTGCGGACCTGGCTTTCGTGGCGGATCGTTTCAGGATTGTTCAGATCCGCTATCCGATGTCCTGA
- a CDS encoding TonB-dependent receptor: MSLGSMSSVGFAAEEAFSLEEIVVTAQKRAENLQDIPLAITAMSGDFLEQAGITAVDEVSMRTPGFTMSRYNMAQPQLYIRGIGSTDDSAFGDQSVGIFLDEVYIGRAGGADFDLMDLERIEVLRGPQGTLYGKNVAGGAVNILTKKPSSDTQVKLKGSYGNFNRYELRGLVNGALSDNVAAKLSLSKVERDGHSVSAIDGTKLGDANNFSARGQMLFTPNDTMEILLTADYSRDRLAGNSRECLGEQFIFFPWLAPGAPYGASPCSEDRRLNEKTVNGYQNRDVWGLSAKVTAETAIGEFTSITAYRDSEFDYQEDFDGSDANLVINNVDEKAHQFSQEFRLGDVSEDGRLKWVVGLYYFTETVNRLDNNDFTGNDTAVFATPSPVPGLSWGQFLPLIGQTGWGLAPFDIFFDQKNVTKSYAGFAQASYDIVDQVTLTLGGRYTHESKDANINGYGFDPTGGFLAGTYDVNPSKSWNSFIPKASLNYRMTEDAMVYVSYSQGFKSGGFNGSAASEAAALQGFDPEKAKQWEVGLKSMMLDDKLRLNLTAFYIDYTDLQIFKLVNGSTLVIENAANASSQGFEAELTAAVTESLTVTANYAYLDTKYKDYITETGVDYSGNDLTRAPRNSFNLGASNVTDIADWGQLTIAANWSYRDKIYFDGANKHFSTGEVWIGDDSRHMVDAHIALDLVDQGMQIKLWGKNLTDALYRTHGIDGSGPFDLTENAAVVYGMPRTYGVTLTWEFN; encoded by the coding sequence ATGTCCCTGGGAAGTATGTCGAGTGTCGGGTTTGCCGCAGAGGAGGCATTTTCTCTGGAAGAGATCGTGGTGACCGCTCAGAAGCGCGCAGAGAATTTGCAGGATATTCCGCTGGCGATTACGGCCATGTCGGGCGATTTTCTGGAACAAGCGGGCATAACCGCTGTTGATGAGGTCTCCATGCGGACGCCGGGCTTCACCATGTCTCGCTATAATATGGCCCAGCCGCAGCTCTATATTCGTGGCATTGGCTCGACGGACGATTCCGCCTTTGGGGACCAGTCGGTGGGGATTTTCCTGGACGAGGTCTATATCGGCCGGGCCGGGGGAGCGGACTTTGATTTAATGGACTTGGAGCGGATCGAGGTTTTGCGCGGCCCGCAAGGCACATTGTACGGCAAGAATGTCGCCGGTGGGGCGGTGAATATTTTAACAAAAAAACCCTCTTCTGACACTCAGGTAAAACTGAAAGGCTCTTATGGTAATTTTAACCGTTATGAGCTGCGGGGGCTGGTAAACGGGGCTCTGTCCGATAATGTGGCGGCGAAGCTTAGCCTGTCGAAGGTCGAACGTGACGGGCATAGCGTCAGCGCGATAGATGGTACGAAACTTGGTGACGCCAATAATTTTTCGGCCCGGGGACAGATGCTCTTCACGCCTAATGACACCATGGAAATACTGCTGACCGCTGATTATTCCCGTGATCGTCTGGCGGGGAACAGTCGGGAATGTCTGGGGGAACAGTTTATCTTTTTCCCTTGGCTGGCGCCGGGCGCACCTTATGGCGCCAGTCCGTGCAGCGAAGACCGGCGTTTGAATGAAAAAACGGTGAACGGCTACCAGAACCGCGATGTCTGGGGTTTGTCGGCGAAAGTGACTGCGGAAACGGCGATCGGAGAATTTACCTCCATTACCGCTTATCGGGACAGTGAATTTGACTATCAGGAAGATTTCGACGGTTCAGACGCCAATCTTGTGATCAATAATGTTGACGAGAAAGCCCACCAGTTTTCACAGGAATTCCGCCTTGGGGATGTCTCGGAAGATGGACGGCTGAAATGGGTTGTCGGGTTGTATTATTTTACCGAAACAGTGAACCGGCTGGATAATAATGACTTTACCGGTAACGATACGGCGGTCTTTGCCACCCCGTCGCCGGTGCCGGGCCTGAGTTGGGGGCAATTCCTGCCTCTGATAGGGCAGACGGGCTGGGGGCTGGCGCCGTTTGATATTTTCTTTGATCAGAAAAATGTCACCAAAAGTTATGCCGGATTTGCCCAGGCAAGTTATGACATCGTGGATCAGGTAACCCTGACCCTCGGCGGACGGTATACCCATGAAAGCAAGGATGCGAATATCAACGGTTATGGCTTTGACCCGACAGGTGGATTTCTTGCGGGAACCTATGATGTCAATCCGAGTAAAAGCTGGAATAGCTTTATTCCGAAGGCCAGTCTGAATTACCGCATGACAGAAGATGCAATGGTTTATGTCAGCTATTCCCAAGGGTTTAAAAGCGGTGGTTTCAACGGTTCCGCCGCGTCCGAGGCAGCGGCGCTGCAAGGGTTTGATCCGGAAAAGGCCAAACAGTGGGAAGTGGGGCTGAAGTCCATGATGCTGGACGATAAACTGCGCCTTAACCTGACTGCTTTCTACATTGACTATACGGATCTGCAGATATTCAAGCTGGTCAATGGCTCAACTCTGGTGATCGAGAATGCGGCCAATGCCAGCAGTCAGGGCTTTGAGGCAGAGTTGACAGCTGCGGTAACGGAAAGCCTGACCGTGACGGCCAACTATGCTTATCTGGATACCAAATACAAAGATTATATTACTGAAACCGGGGTGGATTATTCCGGAAATGATCTGACCCGGGCGCCGCGCAACAGTTTTAATCTGGGCGCGAGTAATGTGACGGATATCGCGGACTGGGGGCAACTGACGATCGCCGCCAACTGGTCTTATCGCGACAAGATCTATTTTGATGGTGCCAATAAACACTTCAGCACCGGAGAGGTCTGGATCGGTGACGATTCACGTCACATGGTTGATGCGCATATTGCACTGGACCTTGTGGATCAGGGCATGCAGATTAAATTATGGGGTAAAAACCTCACCGATGCGCTTTACCGTACTCACGGCATTGATGGGTCGGGGCCCTTCGATCTAACGGAGAATGCGGCGGTGGTCTATGGCATGCCGCGCACTTACGGTGTGACCCTGACGTGGGAATTTAATTAG